The following proteins are encoded in a genomic region of Arachis ipaensis cultivar K30076 chromosome B02, Araip1.1, whole genome shotgun sequence:
- the LOC110268925 gene encoding uncharacterized protein LOC110268925, whose amino-acid sequence MFDIHGRIMAEQVMELSAEVENSGRGGSVHSTYVQDDRPLAPPPIHVAIPLDEAKKGEEESDEDYMADSADSDSSEGGDEDDFVPEMLAQTVARHVLPPPHPIPTLHTVPSHYHSLDLDAMHERTPFSDTGEEDYNLDGGVEFRVGHRFKCREAVLQGVKNYSICRSAEYRVIESDRLKYHVQCRQANNGCLWSLCVALR is encoded by the coding sequence ATGTTCGACATCCATGGGAGGATCATGGCGGAACAGGTAATGGAGCTTTCCGCCGAGGTGGAAAATAGTGGTCGTGGTGGTTCTGTACACTCAACTTATGTACAGGACGACCGACCTCTTGCACCACCGCCCATTCATGTCGCAATTCCATTGGATGAGGCGAAGAAGGGCGAGGAGGAGTCGGACGAAGATTATATGGCAGATAGTGCAGACAGTGATTCTTCCGAAGGCGGCGATGAGGATGATTTTGTGCCGGAGATGCTTGCCCAGACTGTGGCGCGCCATGTCCTGCCTCCACCTCACCCAATTCCGACGCTACACACGGTGCCAAGTCACTATCACAGTTTGGATCTAGACGCCATGCATGAGAGGACTCCATTTTCTGACACGGGTGAAGAGGATTACAACTTAGACGGTGGGGTAGAGTTTCGGGTCGGCCACAGGTTCAAATGCCGAGAGGCAGTGCTGCAgggtgtgaagaactacagtattTGCAGGAGTGCTGAGTACCGGGTGATCGAATCGGACCGGTTAAAGTATCATGTTCAGTGCCGTCAAGCTAACAATGGGTGTCTATGGAGCCTTTGTGTGGCCCTTCGGTAG